CAGTTGCTCGTGTCATGGACTATGGAAAGTTCAAATTTGAGCAACAAAAAAGAGAACGTGAAGTACGTAGAAATCAAAAAGTTATCAATTTAAAAGAAGTGCGTTTAAGCCCGACAATTGATGAACATGATTTTCAAACGAAACTTCGTAATGCAATTCGGTTTTTGCAAAACGGTGACAAAGTAAAAGCGTCAATTCGTTTCAGAGGCCGTGCAATTACGCATAAAGAAATCGGACAACGTGTCCTAGACCGTTTCGCCGAAGAGTGTAAAGAGCTAGCTACAATTGAACAACGACCGAAAATGGAAGGTCGCAGCATGTTCTTAGTCCTAGCACCAACTGTTGAGAAATAATCTACAACGAAGATTTAGGAGGAACCATTTATGTCTAAGATGAAGACTCATAAAGGATCAGCGAAGCGTTTCAAAAAAACAGGTACAGGTAAGCTAAAACGTGGCCGTGCATACACAAGTCACCTTTTCGCAAACAAAACGACTAAAGCAAAACGTCACCTGCGTAAAGCTTCACTTGTTTCTTCAGGCGACTACAAGCGTATTCGCGAAATGATCACTAACATGAAATAATATTGGTTGATTCAAGCAATCAAAACCAATATCATTTCAATTCATTAACAACAATTCATTAGAAAATTTATATTCGGACAGAATAGCAGGAGGTAATTACTATGCCACGTGTAAAAAGTGGAGTAGAAAGACGCAAACGTCGTAATCGCGTATTAAAATTAGCTAAAGGTTACTATGGCTCAAAACATAGACTTTATAAAGTTGCAAATCAACAAGTAATGAAATCATTTAACTATGCATACCGGGATCGTCGTCAAAAGAAACGTGAATTCCGTAAACTATGGATTACACGTATTAATGCAGCAGCACGTATCAATGATCTTTCATATAGCCAAATGATGCACGGTCTTAAAGTCGCAGGTATCGACATTAACCGTAAAATGCTTGCTGACCTTGCAGTAACTGATGCACAAGCATTCGCACAACTTGCGGAAACTGCAAAAAAAGCAGTTGCAAAATAATTTAGATTAGTAAAAGCCGTTCTTTTCTCGTTATTCGAGAAGGGATGGCTTTTTCTTTTCACATCGGAATGATTTTTTAATCGACAGGTGAAAATGATTTTGTATTATACTAGTAAAGAAAGGGGCGGAATCTGTGCAAGAAGTTATTCTTATGTGGATAGGGGTTATGTCGTTATGGGCATTTTCGGCAATGGGCTACGATAAGCGGCAATCGAAAAAGAAAGAGAAAAGAATTCCGGAAAAAAATCTCTGGTTACTTGCATGTATCGGTGGCGGCATCGGCGCTTACTTAGGCATGCAAATATTTCGCCATAAAACGAGACATACTTCATTCCGCGTTGGCTTTTTAATGTTAGCACTTGCATATGGCGCACTTATTCTTTATTTACTTGGGATTGGTGCCTACGATATCAACCGTATAAATGTTACATATGGTGAAAGTGTTCTTTGTTGACGATAAGTAGATATAAAATCAGCCAAACCATTTTAGTTTGGCTGATGACGACAGACTCTTAAGTAAGATAAAATAACATTAATTCTTCATAAGCTTTTCGATTGGATTTTTCCAGTTAATTTCAGCAGTTGGATAATTGGATTGAATCTCTGATTGTAGAAAAAGAAAGTCATCTTTTGTAAAGCCTTGTAATTTTGCTTCATTTTTAACCCAAACGAAGATGGTGACTACATCAAAAGAATTTTTAGTCGTGCCTAAATACTTTTCCCCTTCGAACATGGCGCCTTTATACGTAATAAAAAAGTTTTTGCGTACATTTTTAACATCATCGTAAAAGTAGTATCGTTCAGCTTCATATGCATCATCTAATTTCCGTTTAGGATCAGTCAGATAACGAATCCCACGGTAAAACAAATAAATAATTAAAACGATGATGGCGATGCGAATTAAGAGTCCCATAAAGGTTCCCCCTTTTTAGAAAAATATAGTCACCACTTATACGGATGACATTCAAAAAGGTTTCAATAAAAAGTATGAATTAAAGATTATATTTTTAAAAGTTCATTTCGAAATGCTAAATAAACGATAATGAGGGATAAACATTGGAATTTACATTAAAAATTAACTTAATGCACGAAGATGCGCAGATGCCAAATCGGGCAAATGAAGGAGATGCTGGACTCGATATCTTTTCGGTTGAAGAGAAAATCGTGAAAGCAGGCGAGACATCTTTGATAAGTACGGGGATTCAAATGGAATTGCCTAAAGGAACTGAAGCGCAAATTAGGCCAAGAAGTGGCTTAGCATTAAAACACGCAGTTACGGTTTTAAATAGCCCAGGAACAATTGACGAAGGCTATAGGGGAGAATTAAAAATTATATTAATTAACCACGGAAAAAAAGATTTTAAAGTGGAAAAACATATGAGAATTGCACAAATGGTCATTGCGCCAGTCTTGCAAGTGACGCTGGAACAGACAAAAAATCTTACGGATTCGGATAGAGGACAAGGCGGATTTGGATCCTCCGGGAAATAAATAAAAAAGTGGAAGAGAAAAGTTGATGTGATTGAAAATCAACTTTTCTCTTTTTTGCGTTCAAAAAAATGACTTAAGAATATCTCTTTATCATCAGCTACTAATTTCCTACTATCATGCATAGAGTTAGGTACGGGAAATTATTAAGTGAGGAGGAGACAACTTTAACAGCTGTTCAAACAGAATATTAAATTTAAGGGGGGAGTAGAACGAATGAATGCAATCGTATTGGCGTTAATTGGTATGTTGATTTTGGCACTAGGCTATCGTTATTATTCAAAAATTGTTGCGGAAAAAATATTTCGCCTTGATCCCAATTATGTGACACCTGCTCATCGTTATAAAGATGATGTCGATTTTGTTCCGACGAACAAATTCGTTTTATGGGGACATCATTTTACGTCTGTTGCAGGTGCAGCACCGATTGTTGGACCGGCAATTGCTGTTTATTGGGGATGGCTGCCTGCCTTTTTATGGGTCATTCTTGGTACAGTTTTCGCGGCAGGGGTGCATGACTTTGGGACGCTCGTACTTTCTGTGCGTCATAAAGGACAATCTGTTGGTACACTTGCACACCGACTCATTGGTCAGCGTGCAAAAATATTGTTTTTGTTCATCATTCTAATTTTAGTTTTAATGGTAAACGCTGTATTTGCGTGGGTCATTTCGAATTTATTTATACAGTTTCCAGCGAGTGTACTTCCGGTGTTTATTCAAATCCCACTTGCGATTTGGATTGGGCATGCCGTTTATAAGAGAAAACAAAAAATGCTTGTTCCGTCGCTTATTGCACTTGCGGTTATGTATATTGCAGCTGTATTTTCCAGTGAGTTCAGTTTCCTTCAAATCGACCTTGTAAGGTATATGGGCGGGGAAAATGGAGCCGGACTGTTTGGACTTGGTGCTGTTTCAACAGCATTCTTCATCTGGATTGTCGTCTTAATGATTTATGTGTATATCGCTTCGGTTCTTCCGGTATGGAAATTGTTGCAACCCCGTGACTTTATTAACTCACATCAACTTGTAGTAGGCCTTGGTATTTTGTATATTGGCCTATTATTTGTGAACCCAACAATTACGGCGCCTGCGACAAATGCAGTGAGTGACGTATCTTGGTTTCCTTTACTCTTCATAACCATCGCTTGTGGGGCAATCTCAGGTTTCCATGGATTAGTTTCTTCAGGAACCTCATCAAAACAATTGAATAAAGAAACGGACGCTCGATTCGTCGGTTATCTAGGGGCAGTTGGAGAAGGTGTGTTGGCGTTAATTTCTATTATTGCCGTCATTACATTTTTCCCGAATAAAGAGGCGTTTTCTGCTTCCTATTCCAGTTTTGCTGCAGCTAGTTCTGGAGGACTAGGGAACTTTGTAAAAGGGGCTAGTAATCTTGCGATGGGTCTCGGAATTCCGCCAAGTATTTCGACGACAATCGTTTCAATCATTGTTGTCAGTTTCGCGGCGACTACACTCGACTCGTCTTTACGATTAATGCGGTATATTATTTCTGAGCTCGGTGTTGAATATAAAATACCTGTACTAGAAAAGAAGCATGTAGCTACATCAGTTGCAGTCGTTTCAAGTGCAGCATTGGTTCTATTACCGAAGGGTCCTCAAGGATTTGGGTCTGGTGGCTATTTACTATGGCCGCTTTTCGGAACCGCAAACCAACTATTAGCTGGAATTAGTTTACTCTTAATTTCCATTTGGTTGAAGCGGCTTGGCAGGAACTACATGGTCACCATTATTCCGATGGCGTTTGTCATGTTTATGACACTTTGGGCGATGTTCCAGCAAGTCATCTTTGAATGGTCTTGGCTGGGCACCAGCTCAAATATGCTCCTGTTCATCTTCGGAGCAATTATCTTCGTCTTTGCGGTTTGGATCATGCTAACCGCAATTTCGGCCCTGTCAGGGAAGTACGACAATAAAGTTTCTAGTAAAGAGGAAGACTAACAAAGGTTGAAGGGATGGCGCTATAGTCTATCCCTTCTTTACATATTGGAAAAGGAGGAATTACATGCTTGATAAAATGAAAGCACTAATTCATTGGTATGAAGAAGTGTTAAGCATGCCGCATCGTCGTGAAGTGGCGAGTGAACTTAGAGACGAAGATGATTTATTTCTGCTTCTGCTTTATTCAGAAATGATTGGCATACCAAACCCGGTATATTACTACACACTAGAACTGTATCCTTATATGATTGAAAAATTTCATGATTGGCATTTACGAATGGGAATGGAGAAATCACCGTTGTCTGGATTTCGTTGTTGTTAAAAAGGAGCTGAAAAAATGGAGATGTTAAAGAAAGATATCCTGTTTGTAGGGGGAAAAGGCGGCGTTGGAAAATCAACTTCAGCTGCAGCAATCGCATTAAAGAGTGCACAAGAAGGGTATAAAACATTATTAATTTCTACAGATCCAGCACATAACGTCGGCGATATTTTTGAAACGAAAATCGGCGGTAAAACGACAGAAGTCTCAAAGAATTTATATGCCCTTGAAATTGATCCTGAATTAGAAACTGAAAATTATATAAAAAGCGTGAAGGAAAACATTAAAGGCGTCGTTAAATCTGCTATGATGGAAGAAGTACATCGTCAGTTGGATACAGCAAAAGCATCGCCAGGAGCAGATGAAGCGGCGTTATTCGATAGATTAATAAACATCATCTTGGAAGAACGTACGCATTTCGATAAACTGATTTTTGATACAGCACCCACGGGTCACACAATCCGTCTCCTATCTTTACCTGAATTAATGGGCGTTTGGATTAAAGGACTGCTTGAAAAACGAAGAACGACGAATGAAAATTATTCGAGATTAATTAATGACGGCGAACCTGTGGAAGATCCCATTTATGATGTATTGCGTGTAAGACAAGCCCGTTTTTCCAAAGCACGTGAAATATTGCTAGATGAATTGCAAACAGGCTTTATATTCGTTCTCAATCCCGAGCGCTTACCCATTTTAGAAACAAAAAAAGCAATTGAACTGCTAAGCAATTATGATTTACAGGTGTCTACACTCATTGTGAATAAAGTATTACCAGATGATGTAGATGGAGATTTCATGATTGAACGTAAAAAACATGAGAAACAATATATTGATAAAATAGAAGAAACATTTTCTGAGCAAAAATTACTGTATATACCACTATTCTCCAAAGACATTGTGAGTAGAAAACAATTAACGCTTTATAGTCATTATTTTGAGGAAGGATGAGGCAAGTGAAAGCTTTTGTGCATGAGTTTGGTCAATTGAAAATTAAGGGAATGGAAGTCCCGACTGCAAGTGACGGAGAAGTCGTTGTTGCACTTAGGACCGCTGGCTTAAATCGACGTGATCTATATATCCCAAATCGTCGAGGAGACGAAGCAGGGGCCCTCATTTTAGGTTCTGATGGGGCAGGGGTTATTGAGGCGATTGGTGAAGGCGTTACAAATGTTTCAGTAGGTGATGAAGTGATGATTAACCCGGCACTTCGTTGGAATGAAAACAGCGTTGCACCGCCAAAAGAGTTTGATATTTTAGGGATGCCGGATAACGGGACATTTGCAGAAAAAATTGTATTGTCGGCGGAACAAGTAGAAAGAAAACCGGAATATCTTACTTGGGAAGAGGCCGGGGTTGTCGCGTTAGCTGGCTTAACGGGATATCGCGCTTTGTTTACAAAAGGTAAATTACAAGCTGGAGAGACGGTCTTCATTCCAGGTGCAGGAAGCGGAGTTGCGACGTATTTAATTTCATTCGCTAAAAATATTGGAGCACGCGTGATTGTAACATCTCGAAGTGAAGATAAACGTAGACAAGCATTAGCATTAGGCGCCGATATTGCGCTCGATACGAACGAAGATTGGGGACTAGCGTTAGCGGAAGAAACGATAGATCTCGTAATCGATAGTGTAGGACGTGCAACATTTAACCGTTCTTTAGACATCTTGAAAAAGGGCGGGCGAATTGTCGTCTTTGGCGCGACAACTGAAGATACGGTGGATTTAGATTTACGGAACTTCTTTTACAGCCAGTTCCAATTACTTGGTTCAACAATGGGAAGCCGTGAGGAATTGCGTGAGATGATTGCACATATTGAAAAATATGAAACACGTCCAGTCCTTGATAAAGTATTCGATCTTCAAGACGCGGCTGAAGCGTTTCGTTATTTAGAAGAGAGCAAAAACTTTGGGAAGATTGCTTTGCGAATTAATGCCAATTGATAACAGGTTCACTTAAGTGTTAAATCAAAACCAGAAAAATATTCACAGACACAACACAGTAGATAAGCTCGAAAAGAAGGATAGGTAAGCAGTTAAACTGCATAACCTATCCTCTTTTGTACGCTAATCCTTTAAATGTCCAGCTTGTTTGTTGAGGTTTTTAATGTTTGCGTAGAATCAAGATAAATGTCTAAAAATGTACCATCAGTAAATTTGATTACTACTGCACTAGGCGTAATCGCAACATCTTCCACTGTCAATCCTTTCAGTTTTTCAGGTGAAACTGTATAGTTATTCTCCATTTTATAAAGTCCCTTCAGTTCATATCTTATCCATCGTGTTGTTGTCTTTGCTAATCAGTTCGCCACTCTTCGAAAGCGGTGAAAATCGTGCATTAAAGAAACGTAATGTTGGCGGTTCATAATCCATTTGTAACCCACAAATCTCATCGCGTTTGTTAAATAAATCTATAATCGAATCAACGACAACATTCATATGATTATTCGTATATACTCTCCGCGGAATCGTTAAGCGTACAAGTTCTAATTCGGGTGTATTG
This window of the Sporosarcina ureilytica genome carries:
- the infC gene encoding translation initiation factor IF-3 — translated: MNVNQGIRAREVRLIDQNGEQLGIKSRNEALEIASRVNLDLVLVAPKAKPPVARVMDYGKFKFEQQKREREVRRNQKVINLKEVRLSPTIDEHDFQTKLRNAIRFLQNGDKVKASIRFRGRAITHKEIGQRVLDRFAEECKELATIEQRPKMEGRSMFLVLAPTVEK
- the rpmI gene encoding 50S ribosomal protein L35, yielding MSKMKTHKGSAKRFKKTGTGKLKRGRAYTSHLFANKTTKAKRHLRKASLVSSGDYKRIREMITNMK
- the rplT gene encoding 50S ribosomal protein L20 is translated as MPRVKSGVERRKRRNRVLKLAKGYYGSKHRLYKVANQQVMKSFNYAYRDRRQKKREFRKLWITRINAAARINDLSYSQMMHGLKVAGIDINRKMLADLAVTDAQAFAQLAETAKKAVAK
- a CDS encoding DUF1294 domain-containing protein; its protein translation is MQEVILMWIGVMSLWAFSAMGYDKRQSKKKEKRIPEKNLWLLACIGGGIGAYLGMQIFRHKTRHTSFRVGFLMLALAYGALILYLLGIGAYDINRINVTYGESVLC
- a CDS encoding sigma-w pathway protein ysdB, encoding MGLLIRIAIIVLIIYLFYRGIRYLTDPKRKLDDAYEAERYYFYDDVKNVRKNFFITYKGAMFEGEKYLGTTKNSFDVVTIFVWVKNEAKLQGFTKDDFLFLQSEIQSNYPTAEINWKNPIEKLMKN
- the dut gene encoding dUTP diphosphatase, which gives rise to MHEDAQMPNRANEGDAGLDIFSVEEKIVKAGETSLISTGIQMELPKGTEAQIRPRSGLALKHAVTVLNSPGTIDEGYRGELKIILINHGKKDFKVEKHMRIAQMVIAPVLQVTLEQTKNLTDSDRGQGGFGSSGK
- a CDS encoding carbon starvation CstA family protein; this translates as MNAIVLALIGMLILALGYRYYSKIVAEKIFRLDPNYVTPAHRYKDDVDFVPTNKFVLWGHHFTSVAGAAPIVGPAIAVYWGWLPAFLWVILGTVFAAGVHDFGTLVLSVRHKGQSVGTLAHRLIGQRAKILFLFIILILVLMVNAVFAWVISNLFIQFPASVLPVFIQIPLAIWIGHAVYKRKQKMLVPSLIALAVMYIAAVFSSEFSFLQIDLVRYMGGENGAGLFGLGAVSTAFFIWIVVLMIYVYIASVLPVWKLLQPRDFINSHQLVVGLGILYIGLLFVNPTITAPATNAVSDVSWFPLLFITIACGAISGFHGLVSSGTSSKQLNKETDARFVGYLGAVGEGVLALISIIAVITFFPNKEAFSASYSSFAAASSGGLGNFVKGASNLAMGLGIPPSISTTIVSIIVVSFAATTLDSSLRLMRYIISELGVEYKIPVLEKKHVATSVAVVSSAALVLLPKGPQGFGSGGYLLWPLFGTANQLLAGISLLLISIWLKRLGRNYMVTIIPMAFVMFMTLWAMFQQVIFEWSWLGTSSNMLLFIFGAIIFVFAVWIMLTAISALSGKYDNKVSSKEED
- a CDS encoding cory-CC-star protein, whose amino-acid sequence is MLDKMKALIHWYEEVLSMPHRREVASELRDEDDLFLLLLYSEMIGIPNPVYYYTLELYPYMIEKFHDWHLRMGMEKSPLSGFRCC
- a CDS encoding ArsA family ATPase codes for the protein MEMLKKDILFVGGKGGVGKSTSAAAIALKSAQEGYKTLLISTDPAHNVGDIFETKIGGKTTEVSKNLYALEIDPELETENYIKSVKENIKGVVKSAMMEEVHRQLDTAKASPGADEAALFDRLINIILEERTHFDKLIFDTAPTGHTIRLLSLPELMGVWIKGLLEKRRTTNENYSRLINDGEPVEDPIYDVLRVRQARFSKAREILLDELQTGFIFVLNPERLPILETKKAIELLSNYDLQVSTLIVNKVLPDDVDGDFMIERKKHEKQYIDKIEETFSEQKLLYIPLFSKDIVSRKQLTLYSHYFEEG
- a CDS encoding zinc-binding dehydrogenase encodes the protein MKAFVHEFGQLKIKGMEVPTASDGEVVVALRTAGLNRRDLYIPNRRGDEAGALILGSDGAGVIEAIGEGVTNVSVGDEVMINPALRWNENSVAPPKEFDILGMPDNGTFAEKIVLSAEQVERKPEYLTWEEAGVVALAGLTGYRALFTKGKLQAGETVFIPGAGSGVATYLISFAKNIGARVIVTSRSEDKRRQALALGADIALDTNEDWGLALAEETIDLVIDSVGRATFNRSLDILKKGGRIVVFGATTEDTVDLDLRNFFYSQFQLLGSTMGSREELREMIAHIEKYETRPVLDKVFDLQDAAEAFRYLEESKNFGKIALRINAN